The genomic stretch ATAAAGTTTAAGTTAATTACCTCACTAAGGAGTTTAGGCTTGTCAACCGTTGAAAAAGTGATCTCATGCAATGGGCTACAAGATTGGTAGAAACAGACTTAACAGCTAGTAAACAACACTACAAGCTAAATCAAATCAGTTACTAGAAGAAAGATTCTCTCACTAATAGATCATATacgaattaaaaaaaaatattgcttACTCACTTTAAGTAAAAGCCTTATGAATATAgtctaaaccaattaaaaagtaATACTAGAAAAATTAAGAACCAAGTGGTTTCATCCTAAAACCAATTATGATGAGTGGAGTAATCTATGGTTCTTATAACTAGTTGAATGTGCCCACACACTTTCTATGTGGGACACTCTAACAACGTTATCATACACTATGGTAAATTGTAAATAGGGGTAGGAGAAAGAAGAGTGAGATGGAGAGAAAGAGAGGGTATTTATTGACCATAACTGAAAGTCATATTAAAGGGAAGAAGACAAAGAAAAGCTGGAGAAGCAGGAAACAGAAATATACTTTTGTTTTGCTTTTTGGCTTTTGTGTTCTTTTCAGCCCCTCTTTAGAATAGACACGTTAAGAGCATGAAACCAGAAACCCAATTGGAATGATACAGACACCACTTAGACATTTGTTATTTCAATATTTACCTATGGAAAACAGTCCTCTCGCTCATGGAAGTATCTCCATCTTCAACAACATGTTGGGCGTTGGTGTGAACTGCAAGTGCTTCAAGATTAGGCGATGAACCAAAGGTAGGCGGCACATGAATCCTGGTAAACGCATAGTTGAATGACTAGCAGTAACAATGTAAAAATAGAATGGAGAACAAGAACTAGATAATTTATCACAAGTATCAGCTTTAGCTTTACATCAAGCAAGTACAAAACGGCATAGACTTCTAGTGTTGAGTTATGCTACATTTACATCTTTTTCAGTTTAAAACTCATCAAACGAAAGTAGAATTTTATTTTGTGCCATTAAATTTATCTACAAAATGATAAGTATAATTTCAATTTCTTCTAGATGGTTAACCATCACACATATGAATAGCAAATATAATCAAGCCATACCCTTGTTTGACAGGATGATAAGAACTTTGTGCATCTTCCTTCATTGAAGCATCCGAATGAACAGAATCCATAGAATTCCCAATCAATGGTGAATAGACCTGAATCAAAGCCAGGAAATGTATACATAAAACTATAACTAtaatactaatacacatataaGACGATAACTCATGTTATCAGAGTCCAATAAGATCCGTTTCAAGAAAATAATACACTTATAAGACGATAAATTACTCGATTTATTGTCAATTATAGATGAACAACATCATAGAGAACCAAGCATAATACGATTGTAAGAATTAGCTTGAGTTGAAACTCTATGTATCATAGCATGAGAGCCCAAAAGTGCAAACGAGCCAAAAGAGTCAGAGCCACCATTTTTTAGGGTCAAATAAGAGTCAACCGGTTTTGAGATGTGACCATGAATCTTAACAAAAACAACATATAGAACCAAGCATAATGTTACTTGCTTTCTAATGGGGAAAAGGGTACCCAATTACCTGAACAATTCGAACATCAAAGGCAGGTTGAAGAAGAGACTGCTCCGCTAATTTAAGCAATCTCTTATGAGTAAGAACATCTTCAGCCCTCTCCACATTCACATCCAAAGCATATCTACACAATCAATCAAAAGTAGTAAAGAGAAAAATCAATCAATCACACCCAAAAAAGAGAGAACTTTTTGAATCCCAAatgaaaacatatatatatatatagaattagAAATCGAACCAACCGAGCTGGGAGACGATTGAAGTGAAGCCAGAGCTCTTCATCAAAGTCAGGAAGAGAAGCTTCAATAGGGTTGATCTCTTGAATTCGACGAAGAACATCGTTGTACATGTCAAGCTTCTGCCTTTGAGggtgagaagaagagaagagtgGTCTGCTGCCACAGCTCTCAGCTTGTTCAGGTTCAGCCATGGTCATAGCTCTCGTGTCTCTCAAAGTCCCGAAGCCAAACAGCCCTCTGCCTAGCCCCTGCGACGTCGAGCCCAGACCCGAGACCCCCCCACCCGCCGTCGAGCCCAGCCCCCGAGCCACCTGTCGTTGCTGTCGAGCCCAGCCCCGAGCCCCCTGCCGCCGAACAGCCCGACCCCGACCCCCTTGCCGCCGTCGACCACCATTCCCCGAGCCCCTGCCGTCGTCGTTCGGGCCTAGCAGAAAAAATGCgatagagagaggaagaaaggaaAGTATAGGGATCGGGTGGGAGAAAGGTTTTTTTCttctatatttaattttattttacatGTGAAATTTTTTGAGAGAGTATATATTAGCGGGAGTCCTAAAAGTACCGccttttttttaatttggttacCATCCTTActgtaactctttttaaatagtcTTATCTTTTTGTGTTATGGTAATAGGTGTTTGGTGTAGTGGAGGCCCATTAAGCTATTGATCTTGTTAAACTAACAATGGAGATCgaatattattcttaaaataagctcattatttaattaaaatagtatttttattattaatttcttaaaatgaatgactatggttttccaaaaaattgtaaaattaaatttttaaaaccaaagtcctataatcttatattaattctaaagtgtcacattgaaacaaattcaattaaattagaattaatttgttgctaatcaatatttaggttaactattataatgaacttatacaattaagtcaaactcaggcaaatgagccttaacaattaggcttgtatggaggagggctgagtctagtatgtcattcccactactaaggccctcaTACTTCCACACAAGATCCAAAAGACAAAAATTTAAAccatcattttattaattgttattgattgattaggctcactatagtcatgcaaagtaaatggacattcacaagtggaaccaccacaagagaggaatttaaactttgcattttctaatgggcccaaataaaacctatcattttatgaatgttttatttagaaaaatccATATAATAAGCAAACATAtgtgccactatatgcatctcaacccaattgcaaaaataccacatatagtgcaaacaaacatgttataattggatgagcctaatcatgttactatatgagcaagtgtatgaatttatgcaaaaataccacaatttctttcatttgcaaaaataccacaattaattttcaaGAATTTAtctaaaatttgaattaattaaatttttcaaaaaataaataagtaaatttaaatgaaatttatcaacaattaacaaagttaatttaaatttcatttatcaataatcaacttagtttatgtcattttgaaaaatattaatttaatttacatatgatttatgaacaattaacaaaagttcatttaaatcccatttattagaaaaaatatcttaaacaattaaacaaattcaaatatccataaaaatatattatcaacaaattttcaaattatttaaatattaaaatccatagaataatcagatattattattttcaaataaaagatttcaaaaaatatcaagtattaaaaaatatctttaatatctgataacttaattctaatatattttaatatataaaatatttataattaattagttaatttatttttaaatttgaattttagtcTTTGTAGatatatctaattttttaaagattaaacaacaaaaatatcgtaattaaaaaaaagatatttctaaaTGATagaaaaaatgtgatatttttgtattaatccattaaaaaatacattcaaaaataaaaaactttcaaaaactttttttgtttgatttttcaACCCAAAATCGTTTTCTAgttaatttttattatgttttacatcaaataaagcatttatataaaatttatttgcaaaaaaacacaacaaaataacccaaatatgctaataatcacaCAAAAAAATGAAATCCACCCAATTACtcaacatatcaaataattcaatttttaccatgttcatgcatgaaaatacagaTTACTAAAGACTCTGAGGACAATTGtagggaaaacttatacatgatcttgtttattttcatgtaaatctaatattaaaaaaattaatataagacaagtTAGAACATGTTTaaacaattgaatttaaacagagatagtGATAAGAACATTTACATTATACGCATCggaatgtattagtccttccttcagtttctctaacccttgaatcctttatGTTGCatagtatcaccaagaaactgaaccgatcttcaattttcttcacagtctctagagtggaaaattctcaacacatgagatatatacaaagagaagaagaagagaagagaatttagaggcttagaaaatgacttttgctgtagagagaatctaaaacctagagaaTCAAAACTAGATGTTCTGATCATCTAAAAACCTCTTAtatcaactctcacttagcattccttttgtaggctcaattaggtcatttatttaattaaaaaatcaataaaataataggtaatatcagccattaggtcgaaattatcatgggctttaggcccgtgaaatttcctatttaattataagctcgttggacttaaaatcaaggcccgtattattttctattgattaattaattaaatcattatttaaatcttttatcaaattaattatctataatttgaaccttgatttaaacttatttgttaatttagacaaaaatttgtctaaattaataaatcttccctaaaatctctttctcttctctaaATTGTCCATCTTGAAGCGTGGGCGACTCTTCCACTTCACCAATTCTTCATCGACTTTGTGGTGTGGATGCAGAAATCCCCCTTCCAACTTATCCTAAATGCCTACTAGCTCCTGGTGGCGTCCCCTTCAGCCCCGAAGAGCTTCATTATCACTTCCAGTTGAAGGCTGCCCTGAAGAAAGGAGTTCGGGAGGAGGATGGGTTCTACCAGCTGACAAAGTGGCCCTCGCCCTATCAAACCCTCCACGATAATGAGAACAAACCCCATGAATCCAAAAATAAACTCTTCCTCACTGCAGGCTTCAATAGGCACAACAACCACCGACTCCACCTAGCCTATAATTAAGTCGGTAAACATGTTTCTTTCTATGTTTGTTCATTTCCTTGATTAGTTTACCTTTACTCATCAAGTGCTCCCATTTTTCCAATTTTCAGGCCAATATTCGAGGCTTGATAAAAAATACGAGTATTTGGGTAGGGCCCAAGCTATCCATGCCCTTTCTTATAAGGAAAGGGACCTCTTGTTGCTGACTACTATTACTCGACTGCGGGAAGCCGGACATATAAGTGTCGGGCAAAGGGTAGAACTTCTAGACATGATGGGGATCGTAAATATACATCGGAGGGGAGGTTGTCCTGGAGTTTTGATTGAGGAACCTCTAGTGATGGATGAACCCGACCTGGGGCTTTGGAGGAGGATATAAATGATGCTGTTGAGACTTCTCAGCAGTTTCCATTAATGTACATCGATGAGGAAGCCTTCAACCATGGGATGGTTGTTTCTGATGCTTGAGAGCCTAAGGGGAATGCTCCCGAGCCCCTAAAAGAGTTGGAAGACGACGTCGATGAGACCTTCAAGGTTGTCCGTGCACAATGTGCCACTCGTCTCCTACGCACCCTGAGGCAACGCGAGGCGGATAACCAAGGTGAGGAGATTTCTATCTTGGTCCCCCAGACTGTTGATGAGTGTCATTGTTAGGGGCACACTTCATTTAGCCCTTCATTACATCATTTTAGGTATGCCAATCATCATTGTTCGTTGGAGCAATACGCTAACTATCTCGATCGGTTCGATGAAATAGTTCATCACCATCAGCTAGGGGATGTCACGAGCACTACGACGGTCGACCAAATCACATCCATACATGCTCGAGGACTCGACAAGTATAGCATGAATGCAGGCCTGGATCTGATCCTACTTCTCAGCGCCATGGAAATGACAAGCGAGGCCTCGAAGAGTGATGAGGAGTCAGGGGACCCTGACAGTGGGGCGGCTACCTTTATTGTCCATTTTACATATTTGTTCATTTATTGTATTTAATTTCATGGATTCCTTTAGCTAATTCCTTTGTTTGTTGTTTCAGGCCAAATGGATTTTGCCTGCTTGGTGGATAAGAAAAAGAAGGCGGCACTGGAGGTCAGTATAAGGAAAAAGGCTGCTGGTGAGACCATGGGGGGCCAAAAGAAAGCCAAGATCTCCACCTCTGACGTCCCTACTGCTGCCTGGGTCGTGTGGTTCTATTTGTCCGTGTGTGGGGTCCCAAGCAACACTATCACGGGTGTGGGATCTCGCCAAGGCGTGGTGGCTCCATCTCAACCCCACCTAGCTAAAGTTGGGAGGCTTCCGACAGCTCAAGAGGCCTTTGAAAAGATGGCTCAGTGAGGAGAAACCATCACTGAGGAGTCGACCTCCgcattggcggcctcgcagggGTGCACCCCTGATGGGGGTGTCC from Humulus lupulus chromosome 5, drHumLupu1.1, whole genome shotgun sequence encodes the following:
- the LOC133777842 gene encoding serine/threonine-protein kinase STY8-like encodes the protein MTMAEPEQAESCGSRPLFSSSHPQRQKLDMYNDVLRRIQEINPIEASLPDFDEELWLHFNRLPARYALDVNVERAEDVLTHKRLLKLAEQSLLQPAFDVRIVQVYSPLIGNSMDSVHSDASMKEDAQSSYHPVKQGIHVPPTFGSSPNLEALAVHTNAQHVVEDGDTSMSERTVFHSPLHEITFSTVDKPKLLSELTSLLAEIGLNIQEAHAFSTCDGLCIVTEFMSRGSLYDFLHKQKAEFKLPFLLKVAMDISKGMNYLHQNNIISRQLIF